A stretch of Eriocheir sinensis breed Jianghai 21 unplaced genomic scaffold, ASM2467909v1 Scaffold243, whole genome shotgun sequence DNA encodes these proteins:
- the LOC126991128 gene encoding nucleolar protein 7-like, translating to MNAATVIRAAQHLGGRPAGRCAPSVAVAYRTSGTCKLDTHSAHNTAAHGTTQAEAPTWPLLTPHSMTLKTSGNRHITFDEDEDFENLPAMEPLSKATSDEEGEEEGDEESDSDAAPEEATITAGKEEARKEKDTLRSEADRRRQLMKEKRKQQHEKNQLQQEEKRKRLEERRLPQSLLEAAAAEQKARLAQREQGVPSKKKQGKKKSISDSDGDDDGFAEDMDEAPITTDMGVKVRALNVETKKTNELSRRAVEFRQKALYGSNKRRMPSEQLREMMTKQMKSGKSVRAGVKR from the exons ATGAACGCAGCCACAGTGATCAGAGCCGCCCAGCACCTGGGAGGGAGACCCGCTGGCAGGTGTGCTCCCAGTGTGGCTG TTGCTTATCGCACATCTGGCACCTGCAAGTTGGACACTCACTCGGCTCACAACACGGCGGCACACGGCACCACCCAGGCTGAGGCTCCCACGTGGCCGCTGCTCACACCACACAGCATGACTCTG aaAACAAGTGGCAACCGTCACATCACATTTGATGAGGATGAAGACTTTGAGAACCTTCCTGCCATGGAGCCTCTCAGCAAGGCCACCAGTgatgaagaaggtgaggaagagggtgatGAGGAGTCCGATTCCGATGCAGCACCTGAAGAAGCGACCATCActgcagggaaggaagaagctcGGAAGGAGAAGGACACCCTAAGGAGTGAGGCAGACAGGCGCAGGCAGCTGATGAAGGAGAAGCGAAAGCAGCAACATGAAAAGAACCAGctgcagcaggaggagaaa CGCAAGCGTTTGGAAGAGCGACGCCTCCCTCAAAGTCTTTTGGAAGCTGCAGCTGCTGAGCAGAAGGCGAGGCTGGCACAGCGGGAACAAGGTGTTCCCTCCAAGaagaaacaagggaagaaaaaatctATTAGTGATTCTGATGGAGACGATGACGGCTTTGCTGAGGATATGGATG AGGCCCCGATCACCACAGACATGGGTGTTAAGGTCCGAGCCTTGAATGTAGAGACTAAGAAGACTAATGAGCTCAGCAGGAGAGCGGTGGAGTTTCGGCAGAAAGCTTTGTACGGCAGCAACAAAAGGAGGATGCCCA gtGAACAGCTGCGGGAGATGATGACAAAACAGATGAAGAGTGGGAAGTCTGTGCGAGCTGGAGTGAAGAGGTGA